The following proteins come from a genomic window of Misgurnus anguillicaudatus chromosome 10, ASM2758022v2, whole genome shotgun sequence:
- the scxb gene encoding basic helix-loop-helix transcription factor scleraxis, translated as MSFAMVRPTPGHFLCSEIRTLSEDDDNGSEGSGSDDKSFSMASHGFNGFKLGARKKRYGCRAAAVTTEVHSPLPEGRQRNVANARERDRTNSVNTAFTALRTMIPTEPADRKLSKIETLRLASSYISHLGNVLLVGDECGDGQPCLRSSPGLYHQHNHHQKNTTPSPDSENSQPRQICTFCLSNQRRLNKGRERKTALRS; from the coding sequence ATGTCTTTCGCCATGGTACGACCAACACCGGGTCACTTCCTGTGCTCTGAGATCAGGACGCTTTCGGAGGACGACGACAACGGCAGCGAAGGATCTGGGTCTGACGATAAATCCTTTAGCATGGCTTCCCACGGCTTTAACGGCTTTAAGCTGGGCGCTCGCAAAAAAAGGTACGGCTGTCGAGCTGCGGCAGTCACCACAGAGGTCCATTCACCGCTTCCTGAAGGACGGCAGAGGAACGTCGCAAACGCCCGGGAACGAGATCGCACGAATAGCGTTAATACAGCATTTACCGCTCTGAGGACAATGATACCAACCGAACCAGCTGACAGGAAACTGTCTAAGATTGAGACGTTGCGACTGGCGTCCAGTTACATCTCTCACCTTGGGAACGTTCTGCTGGTTGGAGATGAATGTGGAGACGGCCAGCCCTGTCTCAGGAGCTCTCCAGGTTTATATCATCAACACAACCACCACCAGAAAAACACAACACCCAGCCCAGACTCAGAAAACTCCCAGCCCAGACAAATCTGCACCTTCTGTCTCAGTAACCAGAGACGACTG